A genomic window from Gossypium hirsutum isolate 1008001.06 chromosome D12, Gossypium_hirsutum_v2.1, whole genome shotgun sequence includes:
- the LOC107945306 gene encoding pentatricopeptide repeat-containing protein At4g37170, whose amino-acid sequence MRSIISRISHCSSLIHQNRVMISSSFSSQTQTHIPAPRRTSIKLNTTDNRITQLHNLCNQKRLKEAIQILNQIERPPASVYSTLIQLCCQNRALNEGKTVHKRMRYSGFLPGIVISNRLLDMYAKCGSLSDAQKVFDEMSEKDLCSWNTLISGYTKLGMLKEAKKLFDEMPERDNFSWTAMISGYVRFDKPKEALELYRMQEMSLLSKLNKFTVSSVLAASAAMGCLIIGKEIHGRITRARLDFDDVVWSALMDMYGKCGSIDEARSVFDKLVDRDIVAWTAMIDRYFKDGRREEGFELFRQLMKSGIWPNEFTFAGVLNACAAAAAEEIGKQVHGYMTRVYFNPLSFAASALVHMYSKCGIVENGKRVFNGMPQPDLVSWTSLITGYAQNGQPDEALEYFELLLKSNTKPDHITFVGVLSACTHAGLVDKGLEYFHSIKDIHGLTHTADHYACIIDLLARSGRFLEAENIISKMPMKPDKFLWASLLGGCRIHGNLELAEKAAKALFEIEPENPATYVTMANIYATAGRWDEVAKIRRSMDDKGVVKKPGLSWIEVKREIHVFLVGDTSHPKSKEIHEFLGKLSKRMREEGYVPDTNFVLHDVEEEQKEQNLSYHGEKLAVAFGIISTPPGTPLKVFKNLRTCVDCHNAIKYISKIVNRKITVRDSSRFHCFEDGNCSCRDYW is encoded by the coding sequence ATGAGATCAATAATTTCCAGAATTTCCCATTGTTCATCTTTGATTCACCAAAACAGAGTAAtgatttcttcttccttttcttctcAAACCCAGACTCATATACCTGCCCCTCGAAGAACGTCTATCAAACTAAACACCACAGACAATCGCATAACCCAATTACACAATTTATGTAACCAAAAACGCTTAAAAGAAGCCATTCAAATCCTCAATCAAATTGAAAGACCTCCAGCTTCTGTTTACTCAACTCTCATTCAGCTTTGCTGCCAAAACAGAGCTCTTAACGAGGGCAAAACTGTGCACAAACGCATGAGATACTCTGGGTTTTTACCCGGGATAGTTATAAGTAATCGTCTTTTGGATATGTATGCAAAATGCGGGAGTTTGTCTGATGCTCAGAAGGTTTTCGATGAAATGAGTGAAAAGGACTtgtgttcttggaatactttgaTATCAGGTTATACTAAACTGGGGATGCTTAAGGAAGCAAAGAAGTTGTTTGATGAAATGCCTGAAAGAGATAATTTCTCATGGACTGCGATGATTTCGGGCTATGTTCGTTTTGATAAGCCTAAGGAAGCTTTAGAGCTTTACAGGATGCAGGAAATGAGCTTGCTGTCAAAGTTGAACAAATTTACTGTGTCCAGCGTGTTAGCTGCTTCTGCCGCTATGGGTTGCTTAATTATAGGTAAAGAGATTCATGGTCGTATAACGCGAGCTCGGTTGGATTTTGATGACGTTGTTTGGAGTGCTTTAATGGATATGTATGGGAAATGTGGGAGCATAGATGAAGCAAGGTCAGTTTTCGACAAATTGGTGGATAGAGATATTGTTGCCTGGACTGCGATGATTGATAGGTATTTTAAGGACGGTAGGCGGGAAGAAGGGTTTGAATTGTTTCGGCAGTTAATGAAATCGGGGATATGGCCTAACGAGTTTACCTTTGCTGGTGTTCTGAATGCGTGTGCTGCTGCTGCAGCTGAGGAGATAGGCAAGCAGGTTCATGGATACATGACAAGGGTTTATTTCAATCCTTTGTCTTTCGCTGCTAGTGCTCTTGTTCATATGTACTCCAAGTGTGGAATTGTTGAGAATGGAAAAAGGGTGTTTAATGGGATGCCTCAACCTGATTTAGTTTCATGGACTTCTTTGATCACTGGATATGCTCAGAATGGCCAGCCTGACGAGGCTTTGGAGTACTTCGAGTTGTTACTGAAATCAAATACGAAACCTGATCACATTACTTTTGTCGGGGTTCTTTCTGCTTGTACACATGCTGGATTGGTTGATAAAGGGCTAGAATATTTCCACTCAATAAAGGACATACATGGATTAACTCATACTGCTGATCATTATGCTTGTATAATTGACTTATTAGCTCGATCTGGCCGATTTCTGGAAGCTGAGAATATCATTAGTAAGATGCCCATGAAACCTGATAAGTTTCTGTGGGCTTCCTTACTTGGCGGTTGTAGAATTCATGGTAACCTTGAATTGGCCGAAAAAGCTGCTAAAGCATTGTTTGAGATAGAGCCAGAAAATCCAGCGACCTATGTTACTATGGCCAACATATATGCCACTGCTGGTAGGTGGGATGAGGTCGCCAAAATTAGAAGGTCAATGGATGACAAGGGAGTGGTAAAGAAACCAGGTTTGAGCTGGATTGAGGTGAAGAGAGAGATACATGTTTTCTTAGTGGGAGATACTTCTCACCCAAAATCCAAGGAAATACATGAGTTCTTAGGGAAGCTTTCTAAGCGAATGAGGGAAGAAGGGTATGTCCCTGACACCAATTTTGTGCTGCATGATGTGGAGGAGGAGCAGAAGGAGCAAAACCTCTCATACCACGGTGAGAAGTTAGCTGTTGCATTTGGAATTATTTCTACTCCTCCAGGAACACCACTCAAGGTTTTCAAGAATTTGAGAACATGTGTAGATTGCCATAATGCCATTAAATATATCTCGAAGATTGTTAACAGAAAAATAACAGTAAGGGATTCAAGCCGGTTCCATTGCTTTGAAGATGGAAACTGTTCTTGTAGAGATTATTGGTGA